One segment of Candidatus Hinthialibacter antarcticus DNA contains the following:
- a CDS encoding TolC family protein, translating to MSASNGIRLLVMLALCVSSFTGVAQEVAKEIIQEPIEPLEIYEFFGAVDSIEDLTGTVRLLKEGSYRPAGAQQALTLEAAIVVANDNNPQMNISRTSLRSALWQRELTEAAYRGLFDLDASFNEQLRTFSAGTIRFDEDEGQVFETRSDTRNVEAARLAPRYRQQFKNGLSINVTPNLDFEHDSDGSFDSKSGNDEELSGGVNMNIRYPLFSAPREGIRRDLENADINTLQSDLGLYLQEKSIKQLVVNNYWRIKQLERELEIQNERLIQSLQIEFIFRTQYEFENASRVQVGEAQIDVLNNQANLISQEGSLRDSIELFNITLGLPLETELDLIDELAVEPISLSGDECIRLVTENNVELSNLSLSIRQQENNLRVAKLGQQPDFNINSQYFRNDEDSETMGIGLAFSWPFGDGGATRARVRITEENLERLRIQLWNLERQLIQETYDDLRTLDLQQQRIMILERNAIQAEANLDNALFTFKEFGRITFRDMQDSQIDLAQSRVSLVQAIVGYNISKSNLMQKIHEYEPSQEVAPLIDLLN from the coding sequence GTGTCTGCATCAAATGGTATTCGCCTGTTGGTTATGCTCGCCTTGTGTGTTTCATCATTCACGGGCGTTGCGCAAGAAGTCGCGAAAGAAATTATACAGGAACCGATTGAGCCGTTGGAGATTTATGAATTCTTCGGCGCCGTCGATTCTATTGAAGATTTGACCGGGACCGTGCGTCTCTTAAAAGAAGGAAGTTACCGCCCGGCGGGCGCCCAACAAGCGCTGACGCTTGAGGCGGCGATCGTCGTCGCCAACGACAACAACCCGCAGATGAATATCTCCCGCACCAGTTTGCGCAGCGCCTTGTGGCAGCGCGAATTGACCGAAGCGGCCTATCGCGGCTTGTTTGACCTCGACGCCAGTTTCAACGAACAACTCCGAACCTTCTCGGCGGGCACGATTCGCTTTGACGAAGACGAAGGCCAGGTGTTTGAAACCCGCTCCGACACCCGCAATGTAGAAGCCGCCCGACTGGCGCCGCGATACCGCCAGCAATTTAAAAACGGCTTGTCGATCAACGTAACGCCCAACCTTGATTTTGAGCACGACTCCGACGGTTCGTTCGACAGCAAGTCGGGCAATGATGAAGAGCTGAGCGGCGGCGTGAATATGAACATCAGATACCCGCTGTTTTCAGCGCCGCGCGAAGGCATTCGACGCGACCTCGAAAATGCGGACATCAACACCTTGCAGTCTGACCTGGGGTTGTATTTGCAGGAAAAATCCATCAAGCAATTGGTGGTCAATAATTATTGGCGCATCAAACAGCTCGAGCGCGAATTAGAAATTCAAAACGAACGCTTAATTCAGTCGTTGCAGATTGAGTTTATTTTCCGTACGCAATATGAATTTGAAAACGCCTCGCGGGTGCAAGTGGGCGAAGCCCAGATCGACGTGCTCAACAACCAGGCCAACCTCATCAGCCAAGAGGGTTCGTTGCGCGACTCCATCGAGCTGTTCAACATCACCCTGGGCCTGCCGCTTGAAACCGAACTCGATCTCATCGATGAACTGGCGGTGGAACCCATCTCGCTTTCCGGCGACGAGTGCATTCGTCTGGTGACGGAAAATAACGTAGAGTTGTCCAACTTGAGTTTGTCGATTCGCCAACAAGAAAACAACCTGCGCGTTGCAAAATTAGGCCAACAGCCAGACTTTAACATCAACAGCCAATATTTCCGCAATGATGAAGATTCTGAGACCATGGGCATCGGCCTTGCCTTCAGCTGGCCGTTCGGCGACGGCGGCGCCACCCGCGCGCGGGTGCGCATCACCGAAGAAAACCTTGAGCGCCTGCGCATTCAGTTGTGGAACCTCGAACGCCAGCTCATCCAGGAAACCTACGACGACCTGCGCACCCTCGACCTGCAACAACAGCGCATCATGATTCTCGAGCGCAACGCCATTCAGGCCGAAGCCAACTTAGACAACGCCCTCTTTACCTTCAAAGAGTTCGGGCGCATCACCTTCCGCGACATGCAGGATTCACAGATCGACTTGGCGCAAAGCCGGGTGAGCCTGGTACAGGCGATTGTCGGCTATAACATTTCCAAGTCGAACCTCATGCAGAAGATCCATGAGTACGAGCCCTCGCAAGAAGTCGCGCCGCTGATTGATTTATTGAATTAA
- a CDS encoding efflux RND transporter permease subunit — protein sequence MKDFFALAIRRPITTVMFFAALVLLGMVSVKKLPLQLLPDISPPYGAAYCWTQQTMSAEELEQKIIRPIEGEIAQLPNVKKIQVHSHRRGAFFPIEFEFGTNVKYRIVELQERLQAVLYKEFDRRAVRVNAFPFETSWVNKEFMDLHLKGPRNDPNLEYIDTERIRQRLQDIDGVAEADIWGGNDRAIDVNIFQDKLQEFGIPFWQVINTVQTYASEPVFLGDVHEHGMKSFVRLDGQFRDESEISGVTVKEQGNINVRHLGTVQENSEPRRYLRRVDGQPAVGIDMEKEAQVNPIELSRRAHKVIDELNEGFPEGYELQVEWEAAEEILQFLRTLSKLALMGVILSMLVLYFFIRNVRMAMLVCIVIPICIVTTFNAMYFSGMSINIISLLGLAVGVGCLIDSSIVVLENIFRHHERGKDGITAALVGTQEVGRAVFALTLTNVVVFLPIVFVEGEIRLMFTEGALAIIYPMVISMLVALTLVPMATSRLMMVLDRTVGKRRKPKPTQPVNNPAPQGALGFTAKPNNPFGWISTLMSFDMSTLRRYYTKLLKGCLRHRVRFLIAIALVITYTAVYSISSVNRDVLETPEDNNHIPLHLYLPEGTKQNYTLGVVEKVEDMLIREVPEKKAIHAWVRDDYAEFRIELKPFGERERNEWNIKEDLRPFMENFADAELTFNYTRARGEDAQPAMDTGQGGSIEIRGPEYEQLNVLAEAFAELLTQLPDIRDISSEAEPGSMEVRFTIDRESAALLQITPSLVAQSIQVAQRKADFATIQMKKGDDEIDILFNQIPNTEELQAGKEQEEDIDGLRFEELQEVPIYSPALGTTVQLQELGSLDSRRGMGTFQRENRERITRLRFETAPNSNYSEVEENIKQLIAAYPAPAGYRISIEGKSRRINEGLQALQTISILAIILVYMCIASLFESFSQPLVILLAIPLAIVGIVWGFIITGNNFTELAALGCVFLVGMLPNSAILLVHYSTYLRREKNFSRTRAVIQSGSTRLRPIMMTVLTTCLGLLPMAFSWKGDEEWVPFAICVISGLVSSTILTLIIVPGFYFIIEDIATLIARVVRYMTSWRWVLVFWSAKSRLKKKQELTAYRMKPPRDEPLTVEIEYLTRVYHLSFLERFVQGLRSYLQTFRPPQQTLGFLPQPPIEQPTTRSRVKALDGVSLTIESGLFGLLGPNGAGKSTLLRLLAGVDQASRGYLSICGYDMKTEARKAQKFIGYLPQDFGVYGPMTAYQYLDYFGLLKGMKKGKERKAAVMRALEQVNLSDQKNVPVGQFSGGMMRRIGLAQILMNPPKVLIVDEPTAGLDPMERVRFRNLLAQLAQDRVVILSTHIVEDIAHSCKRLALLFDGKLKYAGSTDEMIRSVDGKVWEVSAVDTNKWRSLRKEFTVAGQHHTANGVQVRILADQAPGPEAQSVEPTLEDAYLYYTRGASAPVAASLS from the coding sequence ATGAAAGACTTTTTTGCATTAGCGATCCGGCGCCCCATCACCACAGTCATGTTCTTTGCTGCGCTGGTGTTGCTTGGCATGGTTTCGGTGAAGAAACTGCCCTTGCAACTGTTGCCCGATATTTCGCCGCCTTACGGGGCGGCGTATTGTTGGACGCAACAAACCATGAGCGCCGAAGAACTCGAACAAAAAATCATCCGCCCCATCGAGGGCGAAATTGCGCAGCTGCCCAACGTCAAAAAAATCCAAGTCCATAGCCATCGGCGGGGCGCGTTTTTTCCCATCGAGTTTGAATTTGGCACCAACGTCAAATACCGCATCGTCGAATTGCAGGAGCGCTTGCAGGCGGTGTTGTATAAAGAATTCGACCGGCGCGCGGTGCGCGTGAATGCGTTTCCCTTCGAGACGTCTTGGGTCAACAAAGAATTTATGGACCTTCACCTCAAAGGCCCGCGTAATGACCCCAACTTAGAATACATCGACACCGAACGCATTCGCCAACGCCTGCAAGATATCGACGGCGTCGCCGAAGCCGACATCTGGGGCGGCAACGACCGCGCCATCGACGTCAATATTTTTCAAGACAAACTGCAAGAATTCGGCATCCCGTTTTGGCAAGTGATTAACACCGTTCAGACCTATGCCAGCGAACCGGTTTTTCTCGGCGACGTGCATGAACACGGCATGAAATCGTTCGTCCGCTTGGACGGACAGTTCCGCGATGAATCAGAAATTTCTGGAGTCACCGTTAAAGAACAAGGCAATATCAACGTCCGCCATTTGGGCACGGTGCAAGAAAACAGCGAACCGCGCCGCTACCTGCGCCGGGTTGACGGCCAGCCTGCGGTCGGCATCGACATGGAAAAAGAAGCGCAGGTGAACCCCATCGAGCTGTCTCGGCGCGCTCACAAAGTCATCGACGAACTCAACGAGGGTTTCCCCGAAGGATATGAACTGCAAGTGGAGTGGGAAGCCGCCGAAGAGATTCTCCAATTTTTACGCACTTTGTCCAAACTCGCGTTGATGGGCGTCATCTTGTCGATGCTGGTGTTGTATTTCTTTATCCGCAATGTTCGCATGGCGATGTTGGTTTGCATCGTCATCCCGATTTGCATCGTCACCACTTTTAACGCGATGTATTTCAGCGGCATGTCAATCAACATCATCTCGCTACTGGGCCTCGCCGTTGGCGTCGGGTGTTTGATCGATAGTTCGATTGTTGTATTAGAAAATATCTTTCGTCACCATGAGCGCGGCAAGGACGGAATTACCGCCGCGTTGGTTGGGACGCAAGAAGTCGGTCGCGCTGTTTTTGCGTTGACGCTCACGAACGTCGTTGTGTTTTTGCCGATTGTGTTTGTTGAAGGCGAAATTCGCTTGATGTTCACCGAAGGCGCGTTGGCCATCATCTATCCGATGGTGATTTCGATGCTGGTCGCGCTGACGCTGGTGCCGATGGCGACCTCGCGCTTAATGATGGTGCTTGATCGCACGGTCGGAAAACGCCGGAAACCGAAACCAACCCAACCAGTGAACAACCCCGCGCCGCAAGGCGCCTTGGGCTTCACCGCCAAACCCAACAATCCGTTCGGGTGGATCTCAACGCTGATGTCATTTGATATGTCGACGTTGCGGCGTTATTACACCAAGTTGTTAAAGGGCTGCTTGCGCCACCGCGTCCGGTTTTTGATCGCGATTGCGCTGGTGATTACTTACACGGCGGTTTATTCCATCAGCAGCGTAAACCGTGACGTGCTCGAAACGCCTGAAGACAACAACCATATCCCGCTGCATTTGTATTTGCCTGAAGGGACGAAACAAAACTACACGCTCGGCGTCGTCGAAAAAGTCGAAGACATGTTGATTCGCGAAGTGCCCGAGAAGAAGGCGATTCACGCTTGGGTGCGGGATGATTACGCCGAATTCCGCATTGAACTCAAACCATTTGGCGAACGCGAACGCAATGAATGGAACATCAAAGAAGACTTGCGTCCGTTTATGGAAAATTTCGCTGACGCTGAACTCACCTTCAACTACACCCGGGCGCGCGGCGAAGACGCACAGCCCGCGATGGATACAGGCCAGGGCGGGTCGATTGAGATTCGCGGGCCGGAATATGAACAACTCAACGTGCTCGCCGAAGCCTTCGCCGAGTTGCTGACGCAGTTGCCGGATATTCGTGACATCTCGAGCGAGGCGGAGCCTGGCTCCATGGAAGTGCGTTTTACCATTGATCGCGAATCCGCCGCGTTGCTGCAAATCACCCCCAGTTTGGTGGCGCAGTCGATCCAGGTGGCGCAGCGCAAAGCCGATTTCGCCACCATTCAAATGAAAAAAGGCGACGATGAAATCGACATTCTCTTTAATCAAATCCCCAACACGGAAGAGTTGCAGGCGGGCAAAGAACAAGAGGAAGACATCGACGGGCTTCGCTTTGAAGAACTGCAAGAGGTCCCGATCTATTCGCCTGCATTAGGCACGACCGTTCAGTTGCAAGAGCTGGGCAGCCTCGACAGTCGCCGCGGCATGGGCACCTTCCAGCGCGAGAACCGCGAACGCATTACCCGCTTACGGTTTGAGACTGCGCCCAACAGCAATTACAGCGAAGTCGAAGAAAATATCAAACAACTCATCGCGGCTTATCCCGCTCCGGCTGGCTATCGTATTTCCATCGAAGGCAAGTCGCGGCGAATTAACGAAGGGCTGCAAGCGCTTCAGACGATCAGCATTCTCGCGATCATCTTAGTCTATATGTGCATCGCCTCGCTGTTCGAGTCGTTTTCACAACCCCTGGTGATTCTGTTGGCGATTCCTCTGGCTATCGTGGGCATCGTCTGGGGCTTTATTATTACGGGAAACAACTTTACCGAACTGGCGGCGCTGGGCTGCGTCTTCCTTGTGGGCATGTTGCCCAACAGCGCCATTCTATTGGTGCATTACTCTACCTATCTGCGGCGCGAAAAGAATTTCTCGCGCACCCGCGCGGTGATTCAATCCGGCTCAACGCGTCTGCGCCCCATTATGATGACGGTGTTGACGACGTGCCTGGGCCTGTTGCCGATGGCCTTCTCTTGGAAAGGCGATGAGGAATGGGTGCCGTTCGCCATCTGCGTGATTTCCGGTTTGGTGTCGTCGACCATCCTCACATTGATTATTGTGCCGGGCTTTTACTTTATCATTGAAGACATCGCAACGCTGATTGCCCGCGTGGTTCGCTATATGACCAGCTGGCGTTGGGTGCTTGTTTTCTGGAGCGCAAAGTCGCGCCTCAAAAAGAAACAAGAACTGACCGCCTATCGCATGAAGCCGCCGCGTGATGAACCGCTCACGGTTGAAATCGAATATCTGACGCGGGTGTATCATCTCAGTTTCCTCGAGCGTTTTGTTCAGGGGTTGCGGTCGTATTTACAAACATTCCGTCCACCGCAACAAACGCTGGGCTTTTTGCCGCAGCCTCCAATCGAGCAACCCACGACGCGGTCGCGGGTCAAAGCGCTGGACGGTGTTTCGTTGACGATTGAATCGGGCTTGTTTGGTCTGCTCGGCCCCAACGGCGCCGGCAAGTCGACGCTGTTGCGTTTGCTGGCGGGCGTCGATCAGGCGTCGCGCGGCTATTTGTCGATCTGCGGGTACGACATGAAAACCGAAGCGCGCAAAGCGCAAAAGTTTATTGGATACCTGCCGCAGGACTTCGGCGTATACGGCCCGATGACGGCGTATCAATATCTCGATTACTTCGGCCTGTTAAAAGGCATGAAAAAAGGCAAAGAGCGCAAGGCCGCCGTCATGCGCGCACTGGAGCAAGTGAATCTGAGCGACCAAAAGAACGTCCCGGTGGGGCAGTTCTCCGGCGGTATGATGCGCCGCATTGGTCTCGCGCAAATATTGATGAACCCGCCTAAGGTGTTGATTGTTGACGAACCCACCGCCGGGCTCGACCCGATGGAGCGAGTGCGGTTCCGTAACCTGCTCGCGCAGCTGGCGCAAGACCGCGTCGTGATTCTCTCGACCCACATCGTCGAAGATATCGCGCATAGTTGCAAACGCCTGGCGTTGTTGTTTGACGGTAAATTGAAATACGCCGGTTCGACCGATGAGATGATTCGCTCGGTCGACGGCAAGGTGTGGGAAGTCTCCGCCGTTGATACCAACAAATGGCGCAGCTTACGAAAAGAATTTACGGTGGCGGGCCAACACCACACCGCCAACGGCGTCCAGGTCCGCATTTTGGCCGATCAGGCGCCGGGGCCGGAGGCGCAGTCTGTCGAGCCGACGCTGGAAGACGCATACTTGTATTATACGAGAGGGGCCAGCGCACCGGTCGCCGCTTCGTTATCTTAA